A single window of Culicoides brevitarsis isolate CSIRO-B50_1 chromosome 3, AGI_CSIRO_Cbre_v1, whole genome shotgun sequence DNA harbors:
- the LOC134833224 gene encoding uncharacterized protein LOC134833224: MSKEIILVHFLTAILALLIFRVTNGQEFCSANQYIKCQSEVENQSNILLTWPTTQSGNIAFSKPFCLDNNMNSIIRTCCNGLWGQVAATGSTDCAFYAYDFSKKCPQNYTEVYLSRDKILCIMVSKYSAWDKKCLDSGTQTSYLDLKADEKVNVERYLRAKGITEAWLPAKRMSPFEPVVWKLPGWMWNKPIEFQDYVVDIEPGARIDMEQCLKLVLREGTNVSVALDDCSRLLPSLCVFDHLKSIIDTGNCISTRVKGPSQDKCYAISNIPDNITAIEDPVTINASEVFIANSVEKLLIYEQLAKRGGLNKDMRCLAHFMNGSQLYDNLGRWSVLDPTGKWERSPHFNCIATEVARKRQTPKLSLKFNPATGKLTLDIYSAENLWREDNRTAGIKCYTNADYELIKVIKVKRKIWSGVYRFQVGNTLKEVNKDIYDIKLYGDGPGYYWCEGHSIPDFTLVQTGKVYAARKVTGLTYAIALQVRLGVPLDIERDKKLLKNLAKEYRDHIRVTHELNTRDMRTLAHRITAVRPMKIESYDMLTLVTKFIFHVTVTTNLTEIELIEASFGPVTEGTVSLNSSTGNLDNEMPVHIREYYETKAKLHTLLLQANSFKWTYTSLNSTEYCLPTLDSPDEKYHWISAHIGERTLSKELCLRPNGLPLARKCLGDFIYGGTWDTIDFPNVECLSDVTDITKTLYEIDKLPISLASAHATMGAMSEMTENSSTVIPSDVYFLGKTIQTMSKLPDDTIGVVSIADTMSYYNNLAQILNNLMAVNETIVEKSASNLNATNILLDSFDNLINQFSDVVLLDNQGKQSEDGTMLLVTPRLMVFIAEPNVSGGISGVGIVRKNLSDPEPTTFDEYEIIKIHANSSVESLLATEGLELATFAPQELINRVDEMDFTGVDISADPELRTLAQKKPLRVVITIYFNDRLFVETGSEATNHQKSNTKVVSVSLPGRSTDLPVLFPTVFRQSEEEEVPNLKGKCGYWDFQSYEVDKQGKWSTEGCEYLGKSETDDRLIACGCTHLTHFAYLVMGTHFHSMDDIEEHRITEAKHAEALDFITFIGCSLSLIGILGIAVTAVAFKSWREKPGTKVLLHLSAAIALEMILIAYVNTEALSKRLVLENATLNCVILGAAMHYSILVVFSWMLITAFLQFMRYVKVLGETRPPRFLLKSSLIGWVIPLIPVLIIAFVDPMAYVPPTEALVPGICYPKGNALIFGLLVPIGLIVLGNLVVFIIVIYNIFRIPEVHIRTNERDLLVSQLRLSINLFFLLGLSWIFGLATVSKAGILFSYLFCLTATLQGFVLFIYFIIMDPMTRKFWQRVLANLGFNCVEKSKEFE; encoded by the exons atgtcaaaggaaattatcttag TTCATTTCCTCACCGCAATTCTTGCACTACTCATCTTTCGCGTGACGAACGGTCAAGAGTTTTGCTCTGCAAATCAATACATAAAATGTCAAAGTGAGGTAGAAAATCAAAGTAACATCTTGCTAACATGGCCAACGACCCAATCAGGCAACATTGCGTTCTCGAAGCCTTTTTGTTTGGATAATAATATGAATTCTATCATTCGGACTTGTTGCAACGGGCTTTGGGGTCAAGTTGCTGCCACGGGAAGTACGGACTGCGCCTTTTACGCTTATGATTTCAGTAAGAAGTGTCCTCAAAATTACACTGAAGTCTATTTGAGTCGGGATAAGATTTTGTGCATCATGGTGAGCAAATATTCGGCTTGGGACAAGAAATGCTTAGACTCCGGGACACAAACGAGCTATTTGGATCTTAAAGCTGACGAAAAAGTAAATGTCGAAAGATATTTGCGAGCAAAAGGCATTACCGAAGCATGGCTTCCTGCTAAGAGAATGAGTCCTTTTGAACCTGTGGTATGGAAACTGCCTGGATGGATGTGGAATAAACCGATAGAATTCCAAGATTACGTTGTTGATATCGAACCAGGAGCAAGAATCGACATGGAACAATGCTTAAAGTTAGTTTTACGCGAAGGGACGAACGTTTCTGTAGCACTTGACGATTGTTCTCGACTTTTACCCAGCTTATGTGTCTTTGATCATTTAAAATCGATCATTGATACAGGAAATTGCATCAGTACTCGTGTCAAAGGACCTTCACAGGATAAATGTTACGCAATTAGCAACATTCCCGATAACATAACAGCCATTGAGGATCCCGTCACGATAAATGCCAGCGAAGTTTTTATCGCAAACAGCGTTGAAAAGCTCTTGATTTACGAACAACTGGCAAAACGTGGCGGTTTGAACAAAGATATGCGCTGCTTGGCTCATTTCATGAACGGAAGTCAATTATACGACAATTTAGGACGTTGGAGTGTCCTTGATCCAACTGGCAAATGGGAGAGATCGCCACATTTTAACTGTATCGCTACAGAAGTCGCTCGAAAACGTCAAACTCCCAAACTTTCCTTGAAATTCAATCCAGCTACAGGTAAACTAACACTCGATATCTATTCAGCTGAGAACCTATGGCGGGAAGATAACCGAACAGCTGGTATCAAATGTTACACGAACGCCGATTACGAACTGATAAAAGTCATCAAAGTCAAACGAAAGATCTGGAGTGGCGTTTATCGATTTCAAGTTGGCAATACGCTGAAAGAAGTAAACAAAGACATTTACGACATAAAACTCTATGGGGATGGTCCCGGATACTATTGGTGCGAAGGTCATTCGATTCCAGACTTTACTTTAGTTCAAACTGGCAAAGTTTATGCGGCGCGTAAAGTAACAGGACTCACCTATGCTATTGCACTTCAAGTTCGTCTCGGAGTTCCGTTAGACATTGAACGCGataagaaacttttgaaaaacttgGCAAAAGAATACAGAGATCATATCCGAGTAACTCACGAATTAAATACTCGTGATATGCGAACTTTAGCTCATCGTATCACCGCAGTTCGACCCATGAAGATCGAATCTTATGATATGTTAACTCTCGTGACGAAATTCATCTTTCATGTAACTGTGACGACAAATCTAACGGAGATTGAGTTGATTGAAGCTAGTTTCGGGCCTGTTACTGAAGGAACTGTTAGTTTGAACAGCTCTACTGGGAATTTGGATAACGAGATGCCAGTTCATATAAGAGAGTATTATGAAACGAAGGCAAAGCTACATACTTTGTTATTACAAGCCAATAGTTTCAAATGGACCTATACTTCATTGAACAGCACAGAATACTGCTTACCAACCTTAGATTCTCCTGATGAGAAGTATCACTGGATTAGTGCTCACATTGGGGAACGAACTTTATCTAAAGAGCTCTGTCTTCGCCCTAATGGACTTCCGCTCGCTCGGAAATGCTTAGGAGACTTTATCTATGGAGGTACTTGGGATACAATTGATTTCCCGAACGTCGAATGTCTCTCAGATGTAACTGATATTACAAAGACCCTTTACGAAATCGATAAGCTACCGATATCATTAGCTTCGGCTCATGCAACGATGGGCGCCATGTCAGAAATGACCGAAAACTCCTCAACTGTCATTCCGAGTGACGTTTATTTCCTCGGCAAAACCATTCAAACAATGTCAAAGCTTCCAGATGATACCATAGGAGTTGTTAGCATCGCCGATACAATGTCATATTATAACAATTTGGCTCAAATTCTAAACAACTTAATGGCCGTTAACGAGACAATTGTCGAAAAGTCTGCGAGTAATTTGAATGCGACAAACATCCTTTTAGACTCGTTCGACAATTTGATTAATCAGTTCTCGGATGTCGTTTTATTGGATAATCAGGGCAAACAAAGTGAGGATGGTACCATGTTACTTGTGACACCGCGTTTAATGGTCTTCATTGCGGAGCCAAATGTAAGCGGAGGTATTTCGGGCGTTGGAATTGTGAGGAAAAACTTATCTGATCCCGAACCTACGACTTTTGACGAATACGAAATCATTAAGATTCACGCAAATTCCTCCGTGGAAAGTCTTTTAGCTACAGAAGGACTTGAGCTGGCGACTTTTGCCCCGCAAGAGTTGATAAATCGCGTAGATGAAATGGATTTTACGGGAGTAGATATTTCAGCTGATCCTGAATTACGAACTTTAGCCCAAAAGAAACCTCTGAGAGTGGTTATTACAATTTACTTTAATGATCGACTATTTGTCGAAACTGGCTCTGAAGCAACAAATCATCAGAAATCCAATACAAAAGTTGTTAGTGTTTCACTTCCAGGGAGAAGTACAGACCTGCCTGTTTTGTTTCCGACAGTTTTCAGACAATCCGAGGAGGAAGAAGTTCCCAATCTCAAAGGAAAATGTGGGTATTGGGATTTTCAGTCGTACGAAGTAGATAAACAAGGCAAATGGTCTACCGAAGGTTGTGAGTATTTGGGAAAATCTGAGACTGATGATCGATTAATTGCCTGTGGATGCACTCATTTGACACATTTTGCGTATTTAGTAATGGGAACGCATTTTCATTCAATGGATGACATTGAGGAGCATCGAATAACTGAAGCTAAGCATGCAGAAGCTCttgattttataacttttatcgGGTGTTCCTTGTCTCTAATTGGGATTTTAGGAATCGCAGTTACCGCAGTTGCTTTTAAATCGTGGCGAGAAAAGCCAGGGACGAAAGTTTTGTTGCATCTGAGTGCAGCAATCGCTTTGGAAATGATTCTTATTGCTTATGTAAACACTGAGGCATTGAGTAAGAGGCTCGTTTTGGAAAATGCAACTTTGAATTGTGTCATTTTAGGTGCTGCAATGCATTATTCAATACTCGTTGTTTTTTCATGGATGCTAATTACagcatttttgcaatttatgcGATACGTAAAGGTTCTTGGAGAAACTAGACCTCCCAGATTCTTGTTAAAAAGCTCACTGATTGGATGGGTTATCCCTTTAATTCCTGTCTTGATAATTGCTTTTGTCGATCCAATGGCTTATGTGCCGCCTACTGAAGCTCTTGTCCCCGGGATTTGTTACCCAAAAGGTAATGCGCTGATTTTTGGTCTTCTCGTTCCGATTGGACTAATTGTCCTTGGTAACTTAGTTGTCTTCATTATCGTTATCTACAACATCTTTCGTATCCCCGAAGTTCATATCAGAACGAATGAACGAGACTTGCTCGTTTCCCAACTGCGACTTTCCATTAATTTGTTCTTCCTGTTGGGTCTTTCGTGGATTTTTGGACTTGCAACTGTCTCAAAGGCGGGAATTTTGTTCTCATATCTCTTTTGTCTGACAGCTACGTTGCAAGGTTTCgttcttttcatttattttatcatcatggATCCGATGACGCGTAAATTTTGGCAACGAGTACTCGCAAATCTCGGCTTCAATTGCGTCGAAAAGTCGAAGGAGTTTGAATGA
- the LOC134833469 gene encoding aminopeptidase N gives MGKSTIFLLLIVSVTYCYASLQSRLARRSIDLAAAHSLIPDTRLPLNVVPNCYTLDIRPNFEDNVFSGHVKINVSVLEDTDTIWLHAHFDLEIQESEIKVLQIKPEHIDADKQGLEVKLKRIDRQVKKPILELHLQEKAVKGTLFEIHIAFNGIMWEGAQGLFRGTYHEKDGSAKKFVATHFRPNDARRMYPCFDEPGYKVPYCVSIGRPKDLKTLFVTPLKSTKPIDENYVLDSFETTPPISTYALGFLISDLKQVPKADGCKCEIQVWARADLAEDLKPVYEKVGKILTSVSEYLGTDYPLKKLEIVALPGLNSVKPIDVWGLLIFKESDLLSKGYYNLAQELIYNWLGAYVTPAWHSDAHVNKAIAGFLAASTVIEIDGGSEFEGKYPMTILYSIYYEFSKRYPHSRITGMKQETTCSKTELVLRMLNYTLGGETFKKAIRTFIDTHKHSTFKAESVWDALTKQARLDKLLDDKTSINEIANSWIEKDRIPVVNVKRDYKGKAALVTQRVFLRERPHDVPERDKLLWWIPLVVDREDKLNFDSFTPQAWMRGERQLTLKDMPDTDKFIIINPEEIGPFPVNYDEKNWNLIAAYLQSEKRNEIPVFTRAKLLHDAWNLAYAGNLSFVNAFNMTLFMKHERNHLVWNPVFTFIDHIGKHIDSSPVHKKFETYVRNLLTPLYEDLGPAKDGEPSCKVTLRSLSKTFLCRAGYKPCIQEAQDAYKKWMDDTTPDEGNPVANQYICPVFKWGTQEEWEFGLQRVINFPASRKQSERTYLLKTLAGCPLQKEKTQKLLTVTLLEENGNFTENDVFLIFSMLTSGSNGYTTLLDFIQTNWETLKTRYQERTNLWDNMISSATGSFNTQDGFERVQKLYNDHRGQFASAEHIIEKNLKNIKEESKWSDENLPVIEKWLDEHLSQDANDSKFMGK, from the exons ATGGGGAAGAGTACAATCTTCCTTTTACTCATTGTCTCCGTGACATACTGCTACGCTTCCTTGCag TCTCGTTTGGCACGACGAAGCATTGACCTAGCAGCAGCTCATTCCCTAATTCCCGATACCCGATTGCCGTTAAATGTGGTGCCAAACTGCTATACGTTGGATATTCGTCCCAATTTTGAGGATAATGTCTTCAGTGGGCACGTGAAGATTAATGTTTCAGTCCTTGAGGATACAGATACGATTTGGCTTCATGCGCATTTCGATTTGGAAATTCAGGAGTCGGAAATTAAAGTTTTGCAGATCAAGCCAGa aCACATCGACGCCGACAAACAAGGACTTGAAGTAAAATTGAAGCGCATCGATCGTCAAGTCAAAAAACCAATCCTGGAACTTCATTTGCAAGAAAAAGCTGTCAAAGGAACCTTATTCGAGATTCACATCGCCTTCAATGGCATCATGTGGGAAGGCGCTCAAGGACTTTTCCGCGGAACATATCACGAAAAAGACGGATCCGCGAAGAAATTTGTCGCAACTCATTTCCGACCGAATGACGCTCGTCGGATGTATCCGTGCTTCGATGAACCCGGATATAAAGTTCCCTATTGCGTGAGCATTGGACGCCCGAAAGACTTGAAAACGCTCTTTGTGACACCTTTGAAGAGCACAAAACCAAT tgatgAAAACTACGTTCTTGATTCATTCGAAACAACGCCCCCAATTTCTACTTACGCTCTTGGATTTTTGATTTCTGACTTGAAACAAGTTCCCAAAGCTGACGGATGCAAATGTGAGATCCAAGTTTGGGCTCGTGCTGACTTGGCGGAGGACTTGAAGCCAGTTTATGAGAAAGTTGGCAAGATTTTGACGTCGGTGAGTGAATATTTGGGCACGGATTATCCGTTGAAGAAGTTGGAAATTGTTGCGTTGCCGGGATTGAATTCCGTTAAGCCGATCGATGTTTGGGGATTGTTGATtttcaa ggaATCTGACTTACTTTCCAAAGGCTACTACAATCTCGCCCAAGAACTCATCTACAACTGGCTTGGCGCTTACGTAACTCCCGCCTGGCACTCGGATGCTCACGTTAACAAGGCAATTGCTGGCTTCCTCGCTGCCTCAACTGTCATCGAAATCGACGGCGGCTCCGAATTCGAAGGAAAATACCCCATGACCATCCTGTACTCGATTTACTACGAATTCAGCAAACGTTATCCGCATTCCCGCATCACCGGCATGAAACAAGAAACGACTTGCAGCAAAACCGAATTAGTTCTTCGCATGCTAAACTACACTTTGGGCGGCGAAACCTTCAAAAAAGCCATTCGCACGTTCATCGACACGCACAAACACAGCACCTTCAAGGCCGAAAGTGTCTGGGATGCGCTCACGAAGCAAGCGCGCCTCGACAAATTACTCGACGACAAAACGAGCATCAACGAAATCGCAAATTCGTGGATTGAGAAGGACCGGATCCCGGTTGTTAACGTAAAACGCGATTACAAGGGAAAAGCAGCACTCGTGACGCAACGCGTATTTTTGCGAGAACGCCCGCATGACGTCCCCGAACGCGATAAGCTGCTTTGGTGGATCCCCTTGGTCGTCGATCGCGaagataaattgaattttgacagttttacGCCGCAAGCTTGGATGCGCGGAGAACGTCAATTAACGCTGAAGGACATGCCCGACACCGATAAGTTCATAATTATCAATCCGGAGGAAATTGGTCCGTTCCCCGTGAATTACGACgagaaaaattggaatttgatTGCCGCGTATTTGCAAAGTGAGAAAAGGAACGAAATCCCGGTCTTTACAAGGGCGAAACTTTTGCATGACGCGTGGAATCTCGCTTATGCCGGAAATTTGTCGTTCGTTAATGCTTTTAATATGACTCTCTTTATGAAGCACGAACGGAATCATTTGGTTTGGAATCCAGTTTTTACCTTTATTGATCACATTGGTAAACATATCGATAGTTCGCCGGTTCATAAGAAGTTTGAG acGTACGTTCGCAACCTCCTCACGCCATTATACGAAGACTTGGGCCCCGCAAAAGATGGCGAGCCAAGCTGCAAAGTAACTCTTCGTTCACTCTCAAAGACCTTCTTGTGTCGCGCTGGATACAAACCATGCATCCAAGAAGCTCAAGATGCCTACAAAAAATGGATGGATGACACAACTCCCGATGAAGGAAATcc tGTTGCCAATCAATACATTTGTCCCGTCTTCAAATGGGGCACACAAGAAGAATGGGAATTCGGTCTTCAGCGTGTCATTAACTTCCCAGCATCGCGTAAACAGAGCGAACGAACGTATTTGTTGAAGACGTTAGCTGGATGTCCATTGCAAAAGGAAAAGACACAGAAGCTGCTGACTGTCACGTTATTGgaagaaaatggaaatttcACGGAAAATGATGTTTTCCTCATTTTCAGCATGTTGACAAGTGGCTCGAATGGCTACACGACGTTGTTGGATTTCATTCAAACGAATTGGGAGACTCTTAAAACGAg atACCAAGAACGCACCAACCTCTGGGACAACATGATCAGCTCAGCAACTGGCTCCTTCAACACGCAAGACGGCTTTGAACGCGTGCAAAAGCTCTACAACGATCATCGCGGACAATTTGCCAGTGCCGAGCACATAATcgagaaaaacttgaaaaacatCAAAGAAGAGTCGAAATGGAGTGACGAAAATTTGCCCGTGATCGAAAAATGGTTGGACGAGCACTTGAGTCAAGATGCCAACGACTCGAAATTCATGGGAAAATAG
- the LOC134833470 gene encoding tubulin alpha-2 chain translates to MRECISVHIGQAGVQIGNACWELYCLEHGIQPDGQMPSDKTIGGGDDSFNTFFSETGAGKHVPRAVFVDLEPTVVDEVRTGTYRQLFHPEQLITGKEDAANNYARGHYTIGKEIVDVVLDRIRKLADQCTGLQGFLVFHSFGGGTGSGFTSLLMERLSVDYGKKSKLEFSIYPAPQVSTAVVEPYNSILTTHTTLEHSDCAFMVDNEAIYDICRRNLDIERPTYTNLNRLIGQIVSSITASLRFDGALNVDLTEFQTNLVPYPRIHFPLATYAPVISAEKAYHEQLTVAEITNACFEPANQMVKCDPRHGKYMACCMLYRGDVVPKDVNAAIATIKTKRSIQFVDWCPTGFKVGINYQPPTVVPGGDLAKVQRAVCMLSNTTAIAEAWARLDHKFDLMYAKRAFVHWYVGEGMEEGEFSEAREDLAALEKDYEEVGIDSTEEVGEGDEY, encoded by the exons AGAGAATGCATTTCAGTCCATATCGGCCAAGCTGGCGTTCAAATCGGTAACGCATGCTGGGAATTGTATTGCTTGGAGCACGGTATCCAACCCGACGGTCAAATGCCCTCGGACAAGACCATTGGAGGCGGAGATGATTCCTTCAACACCTTTTTCTCCGAAACGGGAGCTGGCAAGCATGTTCCTCGTGCTGTTTTCGTCGATTTGGAACCCACGGTCGTCGATGAAGTTCGTACCGGAACGTATCGTCAACTTTTCCATCCCGAGCAATTGATCACGGGCAAGGAAGATGCCGCTAATAACTACGCCCGAGGTCATTATACCATCGGAAAGGAAATTGTCGACGTTGTCTTGGACCGAATTCGCAAATTGGCGGATCAATGCACCGGCTTGCAAGGCTTTTTGGTGTTCCATTCGTTCGGCGGAGGTACCGGAAGTGGATTTACTTCGTTGTTGATGGAACGTTTGTCTGTCGACTATGGCAAAAAATCGAAGTTGGAGTTTTCGATTTATCCGGCACCGCAG GTCTCTACTGCCGTCGTCGAGCCCTACAACTCCATCTTGACCACTCACACAACTTTGGAGCACTCGGATTGCGCCTTCATGGTCGACAACGAAGCCATCTACGACATTTGTCGTCGTAATTTGGACATTGAGCGCCCAACGTACACCAACTTGAACCGTTTGATCGGTCAAATTGTCTCCTCGATCACGGCTTCGTTGCGTTTCGATGGCGCCCTTAACGTCGACTTGACCGAATTCCAAACCAACTTGGTCCCATATCCTCGCATCCATTTCCCCTTGGCTACTTATGCGCCCGTCATCTCCGCCGAAAAAGCGTATCACGAGCAACTTACCGTCGCCGAGATCACAAATGCCTGTTTCGAACCCGCCAACCAGATGGTGAAATGCGATCCGCGTCACGGCAAGTACATGGCTTGTTGCATGTTGTACCGTGGCGATGTGGTGCCGAAAGATGTCAATGCCGCCATTGCGACAATTAAAACGAAGCGTTCGATCCAATTTGTCGATTGGTGCCCGACGGGCTTCAAAGTCGGCATAAATTATCAACCGCCGACTGTCGTTCCGGGCGGAGATTTGGCTAAAGTTCAACGTGCGGTCTGCATGTTGTCCAATACGACCGCAATTGCCGAGGCTTGGGCACGTCTCGATCATAAATTCGACTTGATGTACGCCAAACGTGCCTTCGTTCATTGGTATGTCGGCGAAGGCATGGAAGAAGGCGAATTTTCCGAAGCCCGTGAGGATTTGGCTGCCTTGGAAAAAGATTACGAGGAAGTTGGCATCGACTCCACGGAAGAAGTTGGCGAAGGAGACGAATACTAA